A segment of the Catharus ustulatus isolate bCatUst1 chromosome 21, bCatUst1.pri.v2, whole genome shotgun sequence genome:
GATGAACTCACCTGGTTCTCTGAAAGACCCTATTCACTGTTTAATTGAATATTTGAATAATCTTTTCATTCCTGCAAGGAATAAAGAATGTTGTCCAAATAACATTGACTCACTTCATTTAGAGACACTGCAGCAGTTGCAAAGACTGTCCTGTGACAAAGCCTCCCATCACACATACAGATATGCCTGGGATTATTTCTATGCCCTCAAGTGTTCTTCCTATTCACAGCTCCTTTTGTTTGGGAGAAGCTGCTGATAAATTGCAAACGCTTAAGGGAATGTGGGCTATAAAAGcctctcttcctcccctccccaagAGTAGCTGCTTCATGAATGTAAGTCATGAAATCGAATGATAGGTCAATCCATTAAGGCTCTATTAAGCCCTTCTGTAGAACAAAGCTAACCTGTGCCGTCCTCATAAATATTGCTATTTTGAGAAGCcctaattttaattaaatctcTTTACCTGCTCAGGAGAGAAATCTATTTAGAACTCAAATGGCAGCTCTTGTGAGCAGGGCTTGGCTTTGACTGTGCTGTGGCAGAGTGGTAAATGTGGAAATTCTCTTGTTAAAGGCAATTACATCCTGCACATAATACACAATCCCGTCCTCTACAGCTGAGCCTACGAAGGGCAAATTACTCCAAGTGAGCTCTGCAATATGGCGAGAAAAAGTTGCATTTGGGGCAAAATGATGTATGGGAGAGCACAGCTATTGGATTCCACGCTCCCTGAAAGCCGCTGATCTGGGGAAGACATCGGAGGGAAGGGGGGAATGCTCCAGCTCGCTGTGCTGTGCCATGtaggggacacaggggacacagggacacaggggcacCCGGGCAGGACCCGGCCCTGCTGGCGCTGAGCCCGCGGGCAGCGGCCAGGGAAGGTCCTGGCTCGGGGTACGAACCCCCCCGGCTCCTTCATTTCCCAGCCCGGGCACTGTTTGTGCCACACCTTATCACTGCCTGAGCAGCGAATTATCGTGTCTCGTTTCTCTGGGTTTCTAAACAGCTCCGGAGGAAAGGAAAGCTGAgggaggagatgctgcaggtgcGGGAGGGAGAGCAGCGCAGCTCCCACCGCTGGACCCCGCGGGGCAGAAGTGCGAGCACAGAGCCGAGGCATcggaacagggacagggctgggatggggatgaggagggggatggaggcagctctgccccagaaCGGGGTGGGCTCACcatgccagccccagcccggtTGGCACACAGGGATGCGGTGAGCTCACcatgccagccccagcccgaTTGGCACACAGGGATGCGGTGAGCTCACcatgccagccccagcccgaTTGGCACACAGGGATGCGGTGAGCTCACcatgccagccccagcccggtTGGCACAGGGATGCGGTGGGCTCACCATGCCAGCCCCATCTcggctggcacagggatgctgtgagCTCACCATGCCAGCCCCATCTcggctggcacagggatgcgGTGGGCTCACcatgccagccccagccctgctgcacagggaTGCGGGGGACAGGAGCGGGCTGCGGCAGCAGCGCCCAGGGCCGCGGGGTTATTTAGTCTGGGTGAGGTGGGAGGCTGTGCCCGACCGCAGGCTCCGGGCTGGGGCTAATCAGGAGCCAGGAGCCCCGGGCCGAGCGGGGCTCGGGCTCTGACGCACATCCCGGGAGATACGGCCGGGCTGCTTCTGTCAACACCGCTGTTTTCCCGCAGCCGTATCAGCGCTTGTTTCCCTGCCCGCTGCGATGGGCGAGTGCCCAAAGCCGGCTCAGCTCGGCCGGCGGGTGACAGcgtgccctgtgctggagcagagcccgggccGGCTGCGGGACAGGTTTGGGTGCGGGTGAGAGGGGGACAGGCGGGGACAACTCTCGCTCCTGGCTCCTCGCTAAGAGCCCCTCTGTGGCACAGCCGGAGCCCGGgctctctgtgccccctccagccccgctcccaccccaaaccccgctCAGCAGCACGGCCGAGACCCCAGAGCGCTGCCCCcgccccagtgcccccccagccGCACTCACCGAGGCTGAAGAGGATGAGGAACTTGAGGCAGACGAATTCCTGCCGGTCCACCTGGAGCGAGTGCAAGTGCAGGACGAGCTCCTGCGCCCGCAGCACCAGCGTGTTGAGGATGGAGCCGGCCTGGGCTGCGATGGCAGACATGTCCacctgccaggacagggctggcatCAGCTTtggcagccccagtcccagcacagcctgctgcagggcacCTCACACCACTGACCGAGTTAGGGGTGTCAAATAAAAAAGACTGATGGGTGAAATGGGAGCACCATTTAAAATAGGAGTGCTGGAATTGAAGGCACCACATCTCCAAAAACCAGctccagggagggaaggggccCCTCCTCCCATCCCACTGCTGACGGTGCAGGTGGGGCTGTTGGTCTCTCCACACTGggcaaaaggaagaaagaagtcaCTCTATTCCCCCATGCAGCCCTGCCcgtccccactgtccctccaCAGCAccaccacagccccagaggCCGTTTCTCACCTCCTGGCCAGTGACCAGCAGCACGCTGTGCTCCTTGCCATGCTGCAGCTGCCGGTAGATGTGGTCAAACACCAGCAGCTCACTccagcagttctgcagcagcttcatCTGGTCACCCACCTGAAACAGAGCGGGAACAGCACGGCTGACACCCACTGTGCTGCAGtgcacagcacccagcctgtgcctggcaggCATCCCGTGGGAGGGGGATCCCTTGGGGTGAGCatggagagctggagctgcacccCAGAAAGAGGGACCcggggctggaggagaggagatgggCAGGTggctttgcagagctggcctCAAAGCAGCTCAACATGTTTCAGTGGCACTCACTGGCTCTTATCAGCACGGGTCTTCCCCCACCAGGCACAACCTTCTCAAATCGCACacaaattttaacaaaatgaCTGCAGGAGGGACACGCGGTGGCTGCACAAAGGGCCTGTGTGTCCAGACAGCCCCTCTGGATACTTTAAAACACAAGCAGACAGTGCCCATCCTCgcctcccagcccaggatggCAGGTctggggggcagcagggccgtgggggagctgctgggcgCGGGACATCgctgtgccctgcagctgccagcccagccctgcccacgcACCAACACACGCACTCGTCATCACGTGTGCCACTGTGTGTGCCCAGAGAAAcacctggcactgtccctgtgagcagctccagccaggctggaagggtCCCCAGAGGTCTCACAGGGCACTGGGgactgcaggcagcaccagtgACGGGCAGGATGAgctgccagagccagcagctgcatttGGAAGAACTCaaagcccccagagctgtggcaggatGTAGGGCACGCTGCCTTCCCCACTGTCCTGCCAAGAACCACCATGGGTCACTGGCTTCATCCCCTTGGCATTGCTCTGCACTGAACCCCAACTGCTTTCCACAAAGAACTGAATGCCTGGACTcccctgtcctgcagggccAGTGTAGGGAAAGGGCTGGGATTACGGTACAGCCTCCACTCCCACCCTGAGGAGCACATCCAGGGACAGCAGTCAAGCTCTGCAGGGCCATTGTGCTCCCCTGTTAATAGAGGGAAGACAGATGCAGCATCACAGGGCTGGATAATGCCCTCGTTTTGCTGAAGAGGCTGCAATAAACCCGCGCAGGGAGATTGCAAAAGGAATAGAAGCCAGATGAGAAAGAGCTTTATGGTCTCAGAGCCGGtgctccctgctgggatttgtCCCTGGAGGGTGGTGGGTGGCCAGAGCCGGTcgtgcagcagtgcagggaagcagATGAGGTGGGAAGGAAGGCAGTGGTggtggctgggctgtggcacagctcctgcccaccTGTGGGGCCgtgggcactgcagggcagccGAGGCTGTGCTCGTCCCCAgccagtgcagcagctgccGCTCgtggcccagccctgcacagtgTGAGGCTCTAGCTGCCCAACAAAACCCTGGGGTAAAGCTCGTTCTGCACTGAACCCAAATGGAGCTTTCTGCAGCCATGGTGCCCCTGCCAGAAGGCCAGTGGCCGGCTGTGACGGtggccagcccagcagggagctggggccagcccagctgcacGATCCCGGCCGGTGCCGAGCGCCTCTGCTCTGGCTCAGCCAGGGCGTTGTTTTGGAAGTTCTTTCCTGTGCCTCATTCCTGAGCGGGATGAGCTCCAGAAGACACAGACAGAAGGTTTTCGCCttgaaaactgtttaaaaaaatttccaaagaaaGCACTTCAACAATTttgaaatcttattttcttcctttaaaaattgctaATCAGCTTCTCCCAAGCTCTGAGGGGTGTTTGGCTGCCTCCCTGAAGCCCCTCAGCAGCACATTTCACCCTccatggctgctgcagggctgttcccttGCCAGCACGCTCCGGCACGCCGCGCTGCTTCCTGGGAACGTCGCAGTGCACCAGAGCCACACGGTCATGGCATGGGGGAAAGGGCTTGGGAGCATcatgggctggggctgggggcggtgTGGGCCActcagagcaggctggggtCCGTGCAGTTGTCCCTAGCACCAAActgggtgtccccatgcccaggctgggtggcagctctggcactgAGGCTCTGCTGCACCctgccctggcctggcctgACAGGAGCAGGGGGCTGCTAATGGAGGGGCACTCAGAGGCAATCAATCCTCCCAGCCAGGCGGCAGCACACACGCTCGCAGTTAAAAGTTAAGCAAAGGATCTTCCTCTTTTAATGTCAAGGCTTTTCCTCCGAGTGCTTTATCAAAGGCCTGATGCAAGCTGTCTTTGAGAGGCAAtccttatcttttttttaaagcaagcatTTAACCCATTCACAAAACACGTGGTGAAACCCTCCCCACACTGAAGAGCAATCCCTGATGGGCTGCAACCCACAGAAAATGCAGTTCTCAGTGGGAAAGGGTCTGGGATTGTGCAGGAGTGGAGGCAGGGCatgcagaggcagggatggtgctgcccaggctgcaggaccTGCATGTGGGTGTAGTTTGAAATCTTCTGCAACCTCCCCTGTGGGTTCATAGGTGAGGAAACCCCTGCAGGTGCTAGGGCTCCCCAAAATGTGTCCAGGCCACTCAGGGATGGTGCAGCCCCACAGTGCTCACTGCTCCCTGCAAGCTGGTtcagggcagcccccagcccaggtaCCGCTGCTTTAGGAAGGAGAGTGACCCACCAGCAGCCCTTCTTTGGCACCCACCACTCTCTGGCACATGTCAGCACCCCGAGTAGGCCCAGAAAATACTGAGTGCAAGCAGGACCCATCACCTTGGCTACTGAGAAGGGTGGAAGTGGATTGGTGTTCACCAGCCACCCGCAATGGAAAACCCACACATGTCCAAGGTGTCAATGATCAGTGTAGGTTCCCATTGCCCTGCCCAAATACCACCATGATATACATCTTAAAGCAAATTTCTGTCAAGACCAGTGTGGCTAGCCCAGGATCCcatctccctgccagctcccaggctgctgcaggcagggctgtgctggccaggaCACCACAGGCAGGGAAGCGTCACATTTCCCCCAGTGCATGGGATGCTAAACATTGCTGCAGCATCCATGACCAGAAGGAGATTTTAAATCTGCCAAAAACACTCTGGCCATTGGCCAGGAGATGGGGTCAAGATGACCCACATGTTAAAGGCAGAGAAGCAACTGACTGCAAATAGGTTTTGTCATGGCTCTGGGATCTCTAAGCACAActgagggagagcagcacagcagacagacccagtgaccacagtgaccccTGGGTCTGTGGGAACCGTGCtgccctcagcatcctcccatCACTGAAGCTTGCCTGTGGATGGTTTGCCCCAGGCCCTTGGCACAAAAAGGCTGAGAGAGGGGCCAGCATCACCCCAGCACCCTGTGGCTGTGCCGAGCCCCTCCACGGCGCAGGGACCCActgcacacccagcccagcctggccttcgGGCTGAAACCGTGGCCATTTGTTTAACATTCCTGGCTGCTCATCCCAATCTAAAGGTCACTGCAAGCCTGTGTACACGATATTGATATGTAGGTATGGCAGTGACACCTATATAAACCAGGCTGTGCAAGACGTGTGTGTATAATCCACACCAAAACCAGACACAATGTGAGTGTGCGCACATCCCTCTGTCCGAGTCTCTCcatatacatataaaaaaattacatctgaaAGGACAAAGTTGCCTGAGACTCACAACccaacaaaatatatttcaccCCCGGcccatatttttcttcctgaaaagaTGCTGCAAATCTTCCCTCAGTCCTGACACATCTCATCTAGACTCAGTTAAAGTTCGTATTTATGGGCGTCAGCGCTGACCTCTTCCACCTCCGCCCGCGCGGCCTCGCGCCGCGGCTGCCTGGCCGGCCCTCGATAAACAAGCgggcccccaaatccccctctgCCGTGCAGCGTTATTAGTCTTGCCTCCGAAGGCCAGCGCAGTCCGTAATTCTCCCCCTGGTGACACGAGATGAGCGCCGCGACATCAGTCTCCCGGCGGATTGGCATGGGGACCCTCGTTTGTCAGTGGCAGACTGACAGAATTACTGGCCCTTAAATGAAACGATATATCTGGGAAGTTAAATCTGTTTTCAATCTGACTGCCCCGCGCCTGCGGGCGGACGTGGCGTGTGAGCCGATGTCAAGAGGCCATTAGCCCGTGgcccccctccttccctgggcacagcgCTGGAGCCAGGGGGGctctccccactgtcccccagcccaggcaccaCGCCAGGAGTGTGGAGACAGCAAAGCACCCGTTCTGCCCCTCAGCAGATTGAGAaggtgggaatgggagtgggaatgggaatgggaatgggaatgtgggaatgggaatgggaacaagCTCCAGGGGAAActgctcccactgtccctgggcagggaccaAAGGCTCGTCCTAACCAGGCATGAGCCAGCAGTTCCCCATGTCCCTGAGGGTTTGCTCCTTCCTCTCCAGGCTCCCTGTGAGGCCCCGGAGAGAAGCCAGGTCTCTGCTAACAGCCCTGTGGAAGGAGCACGGTGGTGCTGGGTGGGCTCAGGCAGGGCAATCCACGATGGGGCAGTCTGCCCACACCTCCCCTTCTCACCTGCCTCACCTCCTCCCCgtgcagtgccagcctggcatGATGCCCTGCAGTGGTGTCCCAGCAAGGCACCTTtccagcctggatccctgctggggctggggacagtcacaggggagggagagggctgctggcatccctgccctgaggagCCCTGAGCACCCAGCGAGGGTGGCCAGCACCATCGATCTCAGAGATTGCGATGTTCCTCCGTGCTGGCTTTAGGGCAGAGCCATAAACCCTGCTCTAGCAGGAGTTCATTTACCACCCCAGCAGCCGCTGGCTTTTatgtgccaggcaggagcaggaatggggaTTCAAGATCTCAGACCTACTCCTGCTTCcccctggctgctctgtccctggctgtggggtcctgcagccctgggagatgctgggaatGCACCCCACAATCACCATGTGGATCAGGTAAAACCCTGAGCCGCCAGGATGGCAGTGGTGGATGTGGGCACCACTGAGCCCTGAACCCCATGTCCTGAGCACGGCAGGGCACGTGCCCTGCTCCCAACAGGAcactgtgcccaggtgaggccGGTGGCACTGCCATCCCCCCCAGAGTCCCACGGCAGGAGGAGCACCCGCCAACACCGATTCACACAGGAACAGCCTATTTTGGTGGCACAATCACGCTGACAATGGAGTTACAAGGCTACACAGCTATACAGCTGGGAACTGAATTTACACTGTTTACAATATCTCCTACAAAACAACAACCACCCTGTTCCCAAAATCCAGGCTGGACACTGATATGATTGAAACCAGCCCAACCCACCCCCACAATGCCATTTCCTGACACTGTTCTGGCAGATGGGGGCTATTTTGAGCCACGAGGCTCAGCCACACTCAGCCCCATGAcgcccatggcacagggaagaGCCTGGACTGTCCtacagcacagccccactggaAGAAAGTGATTTTGGCCAGAGCCAGGCAGCACAGTCTTATGCTGGGAACACAAGAAAGCACCTGAGCCTCATCACAACTGCCCCAGTATTTTGCTCTCTGGGTTTTGGCCATGTTGCaaatttttctctcccatttttgcACCAGTTTGGGATCTAAGGACAGCCCAGAAcataaatggaaattttttgaAAGCTTGGTAAGGTGTGCAGGATGGCAGAAGGTGCTCCAGCACTGTTAACCCTCCCCTGATCCCCATGAATGTTCAGGGACATTTTCTAGAGGGGATGTCTTGCCAGGATGGAGCTCAGCTCCGTGTCccccagctggggacactggtgggCTGCGGGCAGCAGGCACGGctctggagcaggctggggctgtcccccGCTGCCTGGTGCTAATAGCACCCACCTGACCACATTGATTTTCCTCCtaaaggcagaggagagaatTGTCTCAACTATAATTCCTCAACGTTACATTTTTCAATTATATCTTGAGCTTGACACCCCAGTCACTCTGCCGGCGATTGCCTCAACACCTGCCCCTGCCGTGATGAATCTGAAATCATTAGCCCCACACGACAGTGGGATCTGCTCGggcacctccagccctgccgtgcagggagctgggagcaggactgggatgTGTCAACAGATCTGCAGTGATGGCCCCAGGCTTGTGCCCAGGGGTGTTGCCCTGTCCTCACAACATTTCACCCTCAatcctgcccacagccacatCCCATCCTCACATTGCAGCAGCCTCAATGCTGCCCACCTCCCATtgcccccagagcagcatccaTCCCACTCCAGCTCCTACCTCCAGCTCCTTGAAGAAGATGCAGCTCCGTGCCCACTCCACGATGGAGAAGAGGGTCTGGTCAGCCATCTTGCACATGAGGCCGAAGGTGCTGAGCTTCTCGTGCCGGCCTTTGCCCTGCTcttgctgcaggcaggacagtATCCGTGCCTTCACCTGGGCCTCGTcgggctccagctgcagcagcttcaggaTGACCTCGGGGATGTCAGggggggagctgctggggtagGTCTCTGGGTACATGTAAGCGGGCACGGCCTCGTGGGCGTTTGTGTAGTGGTCGGGGTACTCGGACTTGATGGTGCGGTTGGGGAAGGAGGGGTAGTGGTAGGCGGGCAGGGGCGCGTGGCCGGGCACCGTCATGCCCAGGGAGGGCGTCCCGTAGGGGCTGCGCTCGTAATCCACGGGCGTCAGGGCGGCCGGGTTGGGCGGCAGCGTCTTGGACATGTGGATGCTGTGGATGGTGGAGGACAGGCTGTAGTCGCTCTGCACAGGGGACATGATCTGAGGCACGCTCTCCAGCTTGAAGCCGTTGGCACGGATCAGagctttcttctgctgctttaaGGCACGGTCCCGCTTGTACATGGGTCCAAACTTGTTCCTCCCTCCACGCAT
Coding sequences within it:
- the NR5A1 gene encoding steroidogenic factor 1, with the translated sequence MDYSYDEDLDELCPVCGDKVSGYHYGLLTCESCKGFFKRTVQNNKHYTCTESQSCKIDKTQRKRCPYCRFQKCLTVGMRLEAVRADRMRGGRNKFGPMYKRDRALKQQKKALIRANGFKLESVPQIMSPVQSDYSLSSTIHSIHMSKTLPPNPAALTPVDYERSPYGTPSLGMTVPGHAPLPAYHYPSFPNRTIKSEYPDHYTNAHEAVPAYMYPETYPSSSPPDIPEVILKLLQLEPDEAQVKARILSCLQQEQGKGRHEKLSTFGLMCKMADQTLFSIVEWARSCIFFKELEVGDQMKLLQNCWSELLVFDHIYRQLQHGKEHSVLLVTGQEVDMSAIAAQAGSILNTLVLRAQELVLHLHSLQVDRQEFVCLKFLILFSLDVKYLENHTLAKDAQEKANAALLEYTVCHYPHSTDKFRQLLLWLAEVRALSLQAEEYLYHKHLSGEVPCNNLLIEMLHAKRT